AAACGTCTGATAAAACTAATCCCTTATTACACTATTAAGGAGGATAAATACAAATGGCAGGACAGATGGCTGGACAGCCGATTTTCATCTTAAGAGAAGGAAGCCAGAGAACAAAAGGCAGAGACGCTCAGAGCAACAACATTATGGCCGCAAAGGCAGTTGCAGAAGCAGTGAGGACTACCCTGGGACCAAAAGGCATGGACAAGATGCTGGTGGACAGTCTCGGAGATGTTGTTATCACCAATGATGGTGCAACCATTCTTAAAGAAATGGATATAGAGCACCCGGCTGCAAAAATGATCGTAGAGGTCTCCAAGACCCAGGACGATGAAGTGGGCGATGGTACCACCACAGCAGCAGTAATAGCAGGCGAACTGCTGAAAAAAGCAGAAGAGCTTATAGAGCAGGACGTTCACCCAACTATTATCGCTTCCGGGTACAGGCTTGCTTCAGAAAGGGCTGCAGATATCCTTCAAACCCTTTCAAAGAAAGTCACCATTAATGATGAGGCTATTCTCTTGAACATCGCCGGGACAGCAATGACCGGAAAAGGTGCAGAGGCTACCAAGGACGTGCTTTCCAGGATCGCAGTATCCGCTATTAAGAGCATTGTTGACACTACCGACGGTAAGAATAAGGTAGAGATGGACAACATCAATGTCGAAAAGAAGGTTGGAGCACGTATCGAGGAATCCGAGCTCATCACCGGTATGATCATCGATAAAGAGCGTGTGCACAGCAATATGCCCAAAAAGGTTGTAAATGCAAAGATAGCTCTTATCAATATAGCTATCGAGCTTAAGGAAACCGAAGTTGACGCAGAGATCTCAATAACATCCCCCGACCAGTTACAGTCCTTCCTTGACCAGGAAGAAAAGATGATAAGGAGCATCGTCGAGAAGATTGTGGCAAGCGGTGCAACTGTTGTATTCTGTCAGAAGGGTATCGATGATATGGCACAGCACTTCCTGTCCAAGAGCGGTATCTTCGCAGTGAGGCGTGTCAAGAAGAGCGATATGCAGAAGCTGGCCAGAGCAACAGGCGGCAGGCTCATTACCAACCTCGATGAGATCACAGCCGAGGACCTGGGCAAAGCACAACTTGTAGAAGAGAAGAAGGTCGGC
This DNA window, taken from Methanomethylovorans hollandica DSM 15978, encodes the following:
- the thsB gene encoding thermosome subunit beta, producing the protein MAGQMAGQPIFILREGSQRTKGRDAQSNNIMAAKAVAEAVRTTLGPKGMDKMLVDSLGDVVITNDGATILKEMDIEHPAAKMIVEVSKTQDDEVGDGTTTAAVIAGELLKKAEELIEQDVHPTIIASGYRLASERAADILQTLSKKVTINDEAILLNIAGTAMTGKGAEATKDVLSRIAVSAIKSIVDTTDGKNKVEMDNINVEKKVGARIEESELITGMIIDKERVHSNMPKKVVNAKIALINIAIELKETEVDAEISITSPDQLQSFLDQEEKMIRSIVEKIVASGATVVFCQKGIDDMAQHFLSKSGIFAVRRVKKSDMQKLARATGGRLITNLDEITAEDLGKAQLVEEKKVGGDEMTFITGCENPKAVSILLRGGTEHVIDNIERALHDALRVVGVAIEDETLVAGGGSPEVELALRLYEYAATLSGREQLAVKAFSEALEIIPRTLAENAGLDPIDKLMELRAHHEKGSKTAGLNVYTGEIIDMWEAGVVEPLRVKTQAINAAAESAVMILRIDDIIASTRAPAGPSGADMMPNMPPGMGGMGME